TCTTCAGTTATATCTCCATGACACTCCAAGAAATGCTTCCTACACTTGTGTAAGAAACTATTTGAGTGTATCGTATTTACACATAATTATGTAGTATTCATGATATAATTCCTTAGGCTCCATGGAATTCTGCCCTGCACTGGGAAGAAAGCAAGTTTATGGTCTTGCACTGTCATGCAAGCCTGTGGACACCTATTTGGTCTGCAATTGAAGTCATACATGTAGTTTATCTACACCTGTTAGAAGCAAAGGATTTTTTTCATAACTTTGTTGTTGTCTATTGTGATTAAcgtctttttaaagatgtatattttataaaatgtattctatttatttatttaggcatCATTCTGACTACTAACTAAACGTTGAAAGTCTGAAGTAGATCCTTTAATGAGTCTCATGTTTTATTATTAcatcatttgttatttttctaaatattacaaatacaaaaatattgttttttaagCAATGTTCAATTATCTCTATTGTAAGAGAAACTGTCACAAACACCATAAAAGAAGTTTTAGAACAGACAAAAAGTCCTGGCAATATTTAAGAAAAGTCAAAAACTTTTGGAGAAGACTGATGAACAGGTAGTATTGTAGCATCACCTATATGTCTTTAGATAAAAGCATGCAGGCTGGATTAGAACAGCCTCAACTGTGTAGACATTCTGGTTAGGCTGATTATGCTTTGACCTGATGTTGAATGACTCCTCATGATTGCCAAAATACCCTTCTGTTTTGCTGTAAAGCACACAGACAGATCCTGTCTCCTAGGAAAATCAAGTTTACAGAGACCTTCTCTTTCCTCAACAACAAttcatgttttgaaaataaagctGACAACCAAGGTTAATATATTATTTTCCGAAAAATGATAAGAAGGTAGATAGTGAGGGTTTTCAGCACAAATGGTAAATCTGTGAGATAACTCCTATGATAACGCGGTAGGTCTACTTCTTCCACTGTTTGTATATATCAGAAAATATCATCGCATAGATGacaaatgcatacatatatataatttatgtgttggctttgcaaaaaataaagcagttagagaacaaatgaatacaaaagaaaaaagacagatttAAGTTACTTGAACAGCAATGTTTCTGATTCTCAGTGTATTGGCATTACTTTTAatatttccaggaaaaaaaataagggatCAATCTAATATACTAAAATTTGGAACTATCTTTTAGAAATGTAAAGCAGATTGGTATTTATTACATACTCTCTATATTATAGAGTGAGATTATTATCTACATTCTTTTGATTGATTCTTGTGCTAATTTACCTGTTTCTTATTTTGCGGTCCTTGAGAGCAAGGTTGCTCATCTCTACATCTATCTCCTGTAATTATTTGCAAACTACTGAGTTCATAGCCCTGCATTAGACATTGTAACTGTGTAGCTGGGCCCCACATAATTAAAGGCCTACATGTAACAACAATCATTTAACATCGTACAGTTAAAATATTCAGtgccttttaaaattaaatcataatCAATAGTACTTATATAAATTTTGGAGTAATAATGAGTCAGCTAAAACAAGGACcggccttgtggcacagccagttaagctaaACTTCCAATGTTAGCATTCCATATAAGTGTGCTGACTTAAATCCTGGTAGCTTTCTGAACCAATGTTAtactaacatacctgggaaagtgTCAGACGATAGCTCTGCAGGAAACcaagaatggagttcctgactcctgaaatCAGTCTATCTAAGCCCAGGATATTGTAGCCATTTAACGCATGAATTAGCAAATAGACAATATTTCTGTGTCACTTTGTCTCTGGTCCTGGTGccctttgaaatgcatgcatgcatgaatcaatgaataaaagtgtgtttaaaaataacaaaatgtatcTGTAGGGGTTAGTTAGTTTAAGTATTTAAATCATCATTGTTAATATTATTTGGAATCCACATATTTAATTGAGGTTCTCTCTTTTCATTACTGATACGCCAGCTTGGGCTCCTCATTCATCTTCCTTACCTGAAATGTGGAAACTTCAGTCCTGCTGGACATAGGTGTTCACCCTCATTTCCTGTTCAGCAGCCAGATTCTCAGTGTTGCAGAAGCTTAGTCCAAATTGAATGTCTGACGTTCACAGATGAGCTCCCAGTTTCCTTTCTAAGTGGAGCCAGCGACAGTCAACAGGGGTCAAAATTCAGGTTGaagaaaccaaaggcaaaacATCAACAAGGGTGAGAAGGTGTGGATCTCTACATTGTTGTAGATATGTCATGATGGTCTGGGGTCTTATACCCAGACCAAATTTAAAGATATCCAGTTTCATCCTGTCATTTTGTACACATTGACCGAAGACCACAAGTCAAAGTCAATAGTGATCATAAAGCAGTTGGTGTCTCTGTTATATTTATGGGTAGGTAGCAATTCTTCTTTCTAATTCTCCTGATGCTGGAGTCATCACCATGGAGATGTTGCACTGGGTTTAATTAACAACTCAGTGGATTTTGGAAGATAGAGACAAGTCACTAAACACCAAATTACTCAAAATTGGGCCCAAGCTTTAGGGGTTAGGGAACAACAGCTTCTTAGTCACCATCAAGTTGAAATAAAGTTAGAAAATTTGACATGTTCTAAGTTAATATGTTGTTTTagaaaaaagataatatttttgCAGATAATTGACTATGATAAGTACATCATTAAATATGTTTGTTTAATTTGAACTTATTTCTGTACTCTGTCAAGCTGGGAGTGTGGAGCAAGCAGTAGCCTTTTAACAGTGCAAGTCCTCATTAGAGTATCATGAAAGCGTGATCATTTTTATCTCTTTATATACTATAAGCTAATGTAGTGTGTCCTTCCATGTAGAAGACACTGAAACAGCATGTTTTAAACATTGGGTAAATAGTTGCAGAATTATCCTAGTAATATACCATATCTTGGCTTAATAAGAAATGCCACCCCACAATGTCTGATCTCCAACATAATGTGGATTCCACTTTCCTCATGGCTTAGTTATCAATTATTGTGATTtccatatcatttttttttctgttcttgtgaaaaacagtgttgaagATCTCTAAAAAGGGTATGGTGCATAGTAAGAGTTCATCAAGCATTTGACTGATGGCAAATGGTGATACCAAGAAAAAAGAGTCATTGACAGAAAATTGTGATGACtatgaagaaaaaagaactatGAAAGATGTTAGCCAATATATTTTTAATCCATATGCtattcttttttgttgctgttattgttcCATATGCCGCTTTTACTTTAACTACTTAAAGTAATAATATCTCAAGATTATTTTGGTCAATTTCCCCTCAACATCATGTAATGCCTTCAGTATAAAGAACTAGAAGTAGCAAATCATACATACTAATCCAGGCAAGCAATTAGGACAATggatttttatttaactttttgttcAGTGTAGACCTGTGATCCAACTTGAACAATGAGAAACAAAAGGAATCAGGCTCACTATGTTATTTATAATTCAAAACACACTAAATAATggtattttatcatttcttgattgaattcagGTGATTATAGTATGTGCTATTAAGGCAAGcataaatataaaaagtaaatttattaaGGAATTAGAATAAAGATAAGAAGTGCGGATATGCTATGAAGTGATCGAATGAGAccaaatatattttctaaatttgtaCTGAAAATTAAGCACTAAAGGTCACAGTAAATAGTTTGTTCCACTACACTTAGTGTTCAACAAGTAATGAGTAGAAAGACCACTACTCCACAAGAATATGGGCAAGAGATAAAAATGATAATCAAATCACAGAATGTCAATTTCCCACGTGTATATTCAGATGTTTTGTATGCTTCGTCTCCAATAACATccgttttgttgcaaaagacgggatttctttttttttttttttaccttgagatttatttgttttcattataaatgcagatttacagggagaaggagagaaagaaagttcttctatctgctggttcacctcccaaatggccactatgaccttagctgagctgatctgaagtcaagagccaagagtttATTTTGTTTCTCCGAAGCAGGTGCTAAGTCTCAAGGCTCAGGgacatcctctactcctttccaaGGCCAGAaacaaggaggtggatgggaagtgcaacaattgtgacacaaaccagtactcagATGAATGTCTGCATTTGGAATTGGAGGATTAACTAGATAAGCCTTTGCTCTGGCCCCAAGGagacttcattattttttacGGATGAGAAGTTTTCTATTCAGTAATCAAATGATGGACATTAGAAATTGAAAGTATATCATCAAATaattaaattgaaaaagaaatgaatgaaggggaggaaggaatgaagggggaagaagggaagtattattttgttcttatacatattttattaaaataactaACTATATACATTACATATGAAGTCAGAATGTAGACAACCTAAGAAATTCAGACATTAGAGTAAACTAAATTCAAAAGGAGGGTTACACTGACTTAGAGAAATTCCATATGGACAATTTATTTCCCCAAAGTACTAGATAAAATTTATCTTGACATCTTAATTGCACATACATGTAATTATAACATTAGGTATATTGTTTTGTtagtaatttgaaaataaataatttagttATGTAAGCATAATTGGATTTCACAAAGAAGTTCAAACATAGGGAAAGTGTAACAATGAAAGttttcatggaaatgaaaaaagaaacatcatCATGTTACTATTTTTAGTCCAATTTCATGCTATATTCTTTATTAAGAAATAACTATGTACAGAGCAAATTTAGACATTGGGagatggttttgtttgttttgacagtATCTGTACCCATTACAGGAGTTCTTCTGCATGaaaagtttgtttattcatttatgtcaTAGTGATCTATCTACTGGTTTTCAATATGCTGCATTTATggcttttataaaaattatatgtgGAGAACAGTGTGATATTTCAATGTCTGTGTACTCCATGTatctaccagaaaaaaaaaaaaaaaacgtaaaatACTTTCAGTCCTTGAGTTTCTTCCAGTTCCTCCTAAGATCTctgatgtgttctttttttttttttttaaagatttattttatttttattacaaagtcagatatactgagaggagaagagaaagagaggaagtggagctgctgggatcagaaccagcagccatatgggatcaaggcgaggaccttagccactaggccacgctgccaagcccatctCTGATGTGTTCTTATGAAGCACAGTGAATTTACTATGCTGTAGAACACTGGAAATCATTTCTTCCATGTAACTGTGTTTTGGTACCCAACAAATGaacattcttttcttcttgttcctcCTCTTTCTCAAACTGTAATAATTACTAATCTACATCCAGATGAACATTTTATCTTCTGCATATGGAAAATAATCTGTGATCTTTATCTTTCCACATCCTACTTATTTCAGCCAACATAATTTCTTCAATTTTCATCCATTTTACTGTGGAtaacaaaatttcattctttttaatgactgaataagACTGTATCCCACATTTGTTTTAGCCATTGATTTGTTGATGAACAACTTGAATCTGTCATGTCAGCTATTACAAAAATTCTACCACAATAAACATGCAATAATTATTTAGCTTTCTTTGAACCTACAGAGTAGGAGGATTGCTAAACCatatagtacacacacacaactttattAGAAATAtgcataatattttttattttatgatatttctATTATATAAAGTTACACATTCTATGTATGTCATGTAGTGGAAAAACCCACTGCCCCTCAAGAGCATTGACcaagctataaacaataatcgaATCTCAAAATCTCCACTTCACTCATGTATTGGATATTTTGTGCTCTGTATATTAATGATCACAAACCAGGATAAACATATGATGTCTGTGTTCTCGAGAGTGGCTTATGGTGCCAAACATAATGGTTCAAgatgtatccattttgttgcgaAAGAtgtgatttaaataattttatggctgagtagtgttctaTGCTCTGTACATAATAcgttttctttatctagtcatcagctGATGAAAAACAGGATTGAGTCCATATCTTAGCTTTAGTGAATTGAGCTACAATGAACATGAGAATACAaaaactctttcatatgctgacttggtttcccaggagtggaatggttGGGTCATTTGGTGATTCCATTTtctgatctctctgtctttctatctatctatctatctatctatctatctatctatctatctatctatctagatttaattattttccttggaaagttagatttacagaaagaaagagagagagagagagagagagaatctcattCTCTTCATTCCCCAGTCAAGTCCAgcgagttgaaccaatctgaagccagaagctagcagctttctctggtccttacacATGGTCATCTCTGAATAGACTGGCAACGTATCTATAGATTTCAGATCAAAACCAAAGATATAGACACTGTTTGCTCTTCAACAGCCAGAACAGCATGTGTATCATGTGTTAGCCTACTCCCTTATTTATTGCAGCTCAACTCCCAGTAGCTAAGATGCAAAATCAAGATGTCCATTAATAGGTGACTGGTTAAAGAACATGTGGAGCATATacgctatggaatactacttagttACTACAGGAAATGAAATCCTACCTTTTGTAACAAACTAGATGCAGCTAGAAACAATTATGTTTGGCAAAATAAGCCAGACCCCAAAGTATAAATATATTTCCCTTGATCTGTGCAGAGTACAAGTATGTAAAAGAGAGGGGCATATTGAGATTTCATTATTCCTACAGCCCATACCTCTACTCTTTAGGAATAGTAGGGTTTTCTTtctgctagcttttttttttaattattacccGATACAGAGTTAATCCTGGGattgcaaaatgaaatgaaactatgTCCTTGTAAACTTAAAGAAAAAGAGTAAGAAATAAGGAAGAAGGAAGATAGGTGGGAATAGAGGCAATAGGCAATGCAATCATACTCttaaatttgtattctgatatatatgtgtgtgtgtatgtattctgatatatatatataatgcattcactttatataaacaaaacagttaaaaataaaaaataaatttttaaagaaaaaataaatttggaaacaGGTGTTCTACAGAAGTGTATGAGATAGAAACAGCTGAAGCCAAAGACAGCACTGTACTGAGTTTTTCTGAGAATACAGCAGGAAGTTACAGCTCCCTCTCCTCAGCTCAATCAGTTACACAGGAGGGATTCCAGGAAGCCCCAACCTCCTCTCACCAGTGATAGTGCCAATTATATTGCAACACCTGAATTGGGGGAAAATTGCTTAAATTAAATGTGTATGCTCTTATTTGATCATCTCACAAATAAATGTTCTGATAATGTTTCTGATGTAGTATTCTATTGAACTAGGGGTGGGAACTACGTGTGGGACGGTCAGTGTCAAACCACTGAGAATGACATGTAAGAAATAAAAgtgaatgtttgaaaaaaaaaaacattgttggTATAAACCAAATTTGACTAAGAATcactctttcatttctttctgctttgcTCACAGTCCTATTTGTTCTTTCTAATTTCTCCCCAACATATTCTTCATCCTctaaatcttcttttttaatacCTCAAAATTGCACAGAAAGAACTACTATTAGTTCTAAAGTTATCAATTAAATATCACAAGTAAAAAAAGATTGCCAAGTGCTCCAAGACAATTCCCAATATAATtcttaacaacaaaacaaaaaccctgttttAGTCATTCCCAATGTATAGCGTTAAATTACTGGTTCGTGCTTACAGAACAAGTATGTGAGAAAACACTTGGAAATACATGCTATGCTTCTTTCAAgtgttttatttaattgtatATCACTCAAGTGAAAAGATGATAAGTAAAAACGTCACTATAGTGTCACATAATTCAGTTGTTTTATTGGAGCAGGACATCAGTGGAAATCACTTTATGTTTACTCAGGACTTACATAAGTGATTGAAATAAAGTCAGCTATtacatgggagacaggaagaaaggaaagaactaTGCTTTACTGTTTTAGCATTTCAAAGTTCTTAGCTTAAAGATCTTCAAGTGACAGCAAAGTACAAACCAGCCAAAGCCCTTGGATAGCAAAGAGTTTTACTCAGCATCTGACATTGTCAATTCTTTTTTGCAAAATCAAGAATGAAATATGAACAAGAAGtgaaaatgaattattattttactgaatGCCTTCTATTATATGAGCATCAATTTGTATGAAGTGTATCAATATTTGCAATATCCTCCTCAGGAGGTTCCAGAGGTCTCATGTTATAGAAGAACAACTATATAACATATGGCAATATATGGCAAAGAGAGGCTAAAAATGACCCAGTGCACTTAAGTGGAAATTGAATTAATCATAATTCCAACACAGGCCTCTGTGACCTCAAGGATTGCTCTCTATTCTGTCATCAgtcttttacagatttattcCATGATCATGGTTTTTCTGTAATGGAAACCATGTGATTTTATTCTAGAAACGATCTATCTCACATAGTTTTTGAACATCAACTGTATATGTAAGTGTTCAGAAATCTACACAATATTCTTCACTATTTCAGTTGAAGGATAATCTTAATAATCTGGGTATTCTCATAAGTGTAATGTTGTACTTATAATGATgatccaagaaaaatgaaatctaaaatacTTTATGATAACATGGTTTGAATACTTAAAATGTTCATGTTTTTCAAGTATTGTGGAGAAGATTGTTATAATTGCTTATGGATTATATActcaacatgaaaataaaatcccAAAATAGAAATCAAGTTTGTCTAAACTCCCATTTCCTTTCATTAAGCAGTTCTATCAAAAGAATGATTATAGTTGCAGAATTGTAGTGCATTCCAGAATATTTTCATATGTCTTTACAATACCAGCTCTTTACAAGATTTTGGAAAATGAATATCTGCTCACAATCCTCCTCAGAGCTGTCTTCACTTCTTTGTTTCTCAGCGTGTAGACAAGTGGGTTGAGCAGTGGGGTGATCACAGTGTAGGTCACTGCTACCAGCAGGTCCTTATCAGAGGAGTACAGGGCTGTGGGTCTCAAGTAGATGAAGGAAGCACAGCCATAGTGGACAATGACCACTGTGaggtgggaggcacaggtggCAAAGGCTTTGCACTGTCCCTCTAAGGAGGAGATCTTGAGGATGGTGGAAACAATGAAGACATAAGAGATGAAGATCAGCACAAAAGGAACCAGCAACACCAGAATGCTGAGCAAAAAGATGGTCATCTCCTTCAGGTTGGTATCTGTACACCCGAGTTTTAGGACTGGGAAAATATCACAGAAGTAGTGGTTGATCTGATTGGAAGCACAGAAGGGCAGACTAAACACCAGGATGTTGACAACCATAGAGATGAGGAAACCACAAAAGCTGGAGGCGAGAATTAACTGCATGCAGGTGGCTTTGCTGACAATGATCATGTAGTTGAGAGGGTTGCAGATGGCAACGTAGCGATCATAACCCATCACAGCAATGAGAAAACAGTTGGTGCAAGCCAAGCCTACGAAGAAATACATCTGGGCTGCACATCCAGAGAAAGAAATACTTGGATATGTGGAGAGAAGATTAGCTAGCATTTTTGGCACAATAACCAAGGTGTAGCAGGTTTCGGAACAAGAAAGGATAAACAGGAAGAAGTACATTGGGGTGTGCAAAGTCCTGTCCAAGCGAATGACAGTCATGATCGTGAGGTTGGCCATCAAAGTGGTCAGGTAGACTAGTAAGAAGATAAAGAAGAGGAGGCTCTGTAGATTCCCCAGATTTGAGAATCCTATCAGGATGAACTCGGTGACCACACTCTGGTTTTGTCTTTTCATGGGTTAGTGGAGATTGGGTGCAGGCGACACAACCTGAGATAGGCACAACAAAGAAAATTTTACACAAGCTGAAATTCCCCCAAGAAACCAGGTTTtggttttgaaataaatcttataaCATTAGtttgaaataatgaataaaaaatccCAGAGAATGTATGGGGAAAGGGAGGAAAAATCCAGTGAAATTAGTAGTGACACAACTAAAATGCTGTGCTACTATTCCAGAGCAAATTGATCTCCAGTTGTTGTAAGTTGTAATGAAGTGAACTAGGACCCTTATAACTCTTGCACTGGCTTAGTGGGTAAGTATACTACTTGCAAGTCCAACAATCCAtatggatgcttcacttccaaaacaGTACTCTGTGAATGGCCAAGGAAATGGAGTTCAAGATTGACCAAGGAAGCTGAGTGCAAATGTCGCAAGTACTTGGCCCCTCTCACCCACACTGGAAACCCTGATAGATCTTTTTTCTCCTGACCACAGCCTCAATCAAACCTGACAATGTGTATGTTGGAGGGAATGgatcagtgatggaagatctgtttctccctatTGCCACTggtacctttcaaatacataaacaaattttTGCAATATAAAATATTCATCTTTATATGAAATTGTTATTCAGGTAACAAACCTGAAATAAATGTAAAGCAATCTACACTTTTGCTGGTATACTTGACTCAAACAATGCATATTCATACACAgctaaaattgtttttatatatttgaaagtgttCAGATTCAGTTTCATAATAAATTTGTGAAACCTTTGAGATGTCTCCTTTGTAGAACTACCTCTCCCCACGAGTGTTTCAAAAGTTGTGATTAACTCCTTATCCAGGCTCAGCTGATACGTAGAGCATTATAAAGTTTGCACTGAGTTGTCAATTTCAAACTCCCTTCTCAACTCTGTTGCCTACATTAGGTTCTCAGAACAGCCACTGCTCTTATCAACGAGAGAATCATCAATTGATTCAAACATAAGATAGTGCTCAAACACAGCAGTCTTTGGCAATCAATCTTTATATTGATGAAAATACCAGACACCTTTTAACTCAATTTATATCCAGTGCAGCAAACACCTTTTCAGGGAGGAAGTGTCCAGTTTTCACATTCAAGGACAACTGATAAAGAACTCACTGCTTTGCAAAGCACGCTGTCCACTCCCTATACTGTTTATATGCCTGGAAACTTTTTATTGCTAGAGGTACACGCAGTCATGACATATAGCCCATTATTCTAGATTTGTCCTGTTGAAATTATCAATAATACTAATTCTTTGGGTAAATGTCACCCTTGTAGTTATCGGAATAACATaagtatatttttgtgttttcctgctaatgttcataATTATTTTGATGATTCTCATGGTGTTGCTTCTGCAATTTTCTGTGCTCATTCCTATCCTAGGCATTTTATCCCAAGCATGATGCAGAGGGACACTGAGAAGGATGGAGATTCTGATTAGTTCCCTGACTTGGATTCTGTACGGTCTTGGAGAAATTACACTGTGaacaatgttttaatttttgacatTGCAGTGGTAGTAGTATAATTAGTTCAGTTCCTACAGTAAAGCTCTGGACTCATAGTGagttttcaataaatgtttacagTCATTATGCAGCTGCAAGTGAGTAAGTTGAAGTCCAGAGAGGCAAAATGTAACAAACTGGCTTGCTCATTATTTAACAAGTGAAGCAACACTGTACACCATACCTTCCAAACAATCAAATCCAAGGCTTTGTCTTTTGAACTACTTGGCTTGAGTTTTCAATATTTGCTTTTCCCTGTATGTTTATATTCTGAAAATACTGATAGAAAACTTATCATTCAATGTGATGTAAATATACCAGAAATACCTCtcttttttctgcattttaattttcatatgcTTTTCCTTCTGCTAAGGTATTTGTCAATATTTCCTGGCTTAAGTTTAATTTAGAAATATGCTGAGATTCTTCCCTGTTCTTGTTTTTTCTACATCATTACTCTCCCCAGCGTCACCATGCAGGACTTGGTTCAACAGAAGTTGTGCCCCCTCCATATATCCTCTGTCCCTGGCTTTCATCCTCAAGCCTTTACCTGTTCTTCAGTGCCACCAATTTCACGCCTGTGAATCTTTGATACTCGTATGATTTATGGAAGAGAGTATCATATGATGATATTAATCACAAAGTGTTTTTCCTAAGATTGAGCACAAAGAGATACTTACATTCGAAAATAAATGTTGGAATACacttgttgttttttaaatgttttcagcaCCCAGGAAACAAAGTCTGAATAGGGGAGAGCAACATGCAAATTTCAGAACGTCAGCAAGTATGTTCTCTCCCAGATATTATTGTGGAGAATCCAAGGTCCATGACCCTTCAAATATGAAGGGTACTATTTCTGGTCACCAAGTTGGAACTATATGTACAACTTGGATGTTAGCGAATCTTTGTCCCTGATGGCAGAGTCAGCAACaatatttacaaattatataGTTGAAGTTCCCCAGAGAACTGGGCGTTGAATGCTAGACACGTAAAACATGCATATTCTGTTGAAATAAATTGGAGAAATCATCCTGTTTTTCTTGATGTGATTTAATCTTCAAATACTTTGACACTTTTGCAAAGGCCATTCGTCTTGTAGCCAGATGCCATTTCCTGAGAGAAGCAATGAACACAGATTTACACACAGATTGACTGTATTATAGaatttttagtgatttattttatttattttaaagatagaggtTATGTATACACTCAGAAcatgagagagagattgagagagagagaaatcttccattgctgattcactacccaaatggccacaaaaatgGGGGCAGTTTTAGGCCAAGTTCAGGAGCAGGATTTCATCTGGTTCTGTTACATGAAGGCAGGAGGGCACGGATTTGGGTCAGCTTCTGCTTCCTTGCCAGGCATGTTATCAGCGTGTGGGCTCAGAAAGTGGAAGAGCCAGTACTCAAACCTATGTCGTTATGAGTATTGCAAGTAGTGACTTAAGGTCTTATGCCTCCATTATCCAAAATAGATAAGGGACATcattaacacattttattttgtttcttaaagttTATTAGTTGAATTAACCAAGCATTTTTTTTGTAACTCTTACtttatatattgaatatatacacatattctaaAGGTGTACAAACCCTGACATTTTCAGCTTTCTTTGCTTGATGTAACAATCTCCTCAAATCGATCATCCACACAACCTTTCTGCTACCCATTCTTTAATTGATTTAATCCATATATAGTGTGTAGGTAAAATATTCTTGCACTCTGTTGAGAATTTTGGTGGGAAGGTGGCCCAAACTGGACAGTGGGATGATGAAGATCTGTGCTTGTATGTGACACGCATGCAATTGATTTCCTCTGGGCGCAAGTGAAAATCGATGACATTGCGTTCTACCCAAGATCTCATGAATAGGAAGTGTTTGAGGTGAGATCTTGAATTATGAGCAATCAGCTCACATGCTTTATTTTACTATCAGCAAGTTTTAAACTGCTGGCTTCTCTCTAAAAGGGGCTTAACATGGAGGTGGGAAGGGGGAGTGAACTGAGGtttaggaaggaggaagaaggccAAGATAGGGGCAGGCCCAGAGCGCTATGGCATTATGTAAGTGGACGGAGTTCTCATATCTAGCAGCCATTGAAGTCTCTCCTACTCAGT
This window of the Ochotona princeps isolate mOchPri1 chromosome 2, mOchPri1.hap1, whole genome shotgun sequence genome carries:
- the LOC101533108 gene encoding olfactory receptor 10T2-like, which encodes MKRQNQSVVTEFILIGFSNLGNLQSLLFFIFLLVYLTTLMANLTIMTVIRLDRTLHTPMYFFLFILSCSETCYTLVIVPKMLANLLSTYPSISFSGCAAQMYFFVGLACTNCFLIAVMGYDRYVAICNPLNYMIIVSKATCMQLILASSFCGFLISMVVNILVFSLPFCASNQINHYFCDIFPVLKLGCTDTNLKEMTIFLLSILVLLVPFVLIFISYVFIVSTILKISSLEGQCKAFATCASHLTVVIVHYGCASFIYLRPTALYSSDKDLLVAVTYTVITPLLNPLVYTLRNKEVKTALRRIVSRYSFSKIL